A region of Streptomyces deccanensis DNA encodes the following proteins:
- a CDS encoding arginine repressor: MSQAQEHDQAGPAVPQTRTARHRRIVDILNRQPVRSQSQLAKLLSDDGLSVTQATLSRDLDELNAVKIRNTDGDLIYAVPSEGGFRTPRAPLGESAKEERMRRLSAELLISAEASANLVVLRTPPGAAQFLASAIDQAELHDILGTIAGDDTLLLISRDPVGGQALADHLLRLAQNGH; encoded by the coding sequence ATGAGCCAGGCGCAGGAGCACGACCAGGCGGGGCCCGCGGTGCCGCAGACCCGTACCGCACGCCATCGGCGGATCGTGGACATCCTCAACCGGCAACCGGTGCGGTCGCAGAGCCAGTTGGCGAAGCTGCTGTCCGACGACGGGCTGAGCGTCACGCAGGCGACGCTCAGCCGGGACCTCGACGAGCTGAACGCGGTGAAGATCCGCAACACCGACGGCGACCTCATCTACGCGGTGCCGAGCGAGGGGGGTTTCCGGACACCTCGGGCGCCGCTGGGGGAGTCGGCGAAGGAGGAGCGGATGCGGCGGCTCTCGGCGGAGCTGCTGATCTCCGCGGAGGCCTCGGCGAACCTGGTCGTCCTCCGCACGCCGCCGGGCGCGGCCCAGTTCCTCGCCTCGGCCATCGACCAGGCGGAACTCCACGACATCCTGGGCACGATCGCCGGCGACGACACGCTGCTGCTGATCAGCCGCGATCCGGTGGGAGGGCAGGCGTTGGCCGACCATCTGCTGAGGTTGGCGCAGAACGGGCACTGA
- a CDS encoding acetylornithine transaminase produces MTTNEELTQRWRGSLMNNYGTPKLSLVRGSGSRVWDADGTEYVDYVGGIAVNALGHAHPAVVEAVSNQIASLGHVSNLFVAEPPVALAERLLEHFGRDGKVFFCNSGAEANEGAFKIGRLTGRTHMVATQGGFHGRTMGALALTGQPGKQTGFHPLPGDVTHVPYGDAQALAAAVTEETALVIIEPVQGEKGVVVPPAGYLKAARAITAATSSLLVLDEVQTGIGRTGHWFEYQAHEGVLPDVVTLAKGLGGGLPLGATVAFGRAADLLQPGQHGTTFGGNPVACAAGLAVLETIRAEGLLENVKRQSENLRNGIESLGDPMIDHVRGAGLLLGIVLTEPLAPLAQQAAQDAGFLVNAPAPDVVRLMPALNIGDAEVDALLQALPGVLDAARAAHEASGDGRAGE; encoded by the coding sequence ATGACCACCAACGAAGAGCTGACCCAGCGGTGGCGGGGCTCGCTCATGAACAACTACGGCACCCCGAAGCTCTCGCTGGTCCGCGGGTCGGGCAGCCGGGTGTGGGACGCCGACGGCACGGAGTACGTCGACTACGTCGGCGGCATCGCGGTCAACGCGCTCGGCCACGCCCACCCGGCGGTCGTCGAGGCCGTCAGCAACCAGATCGCCTCCCTCGGCCATGTCTCCAACCTGTTCGTCGCCGAGCCGCCCGTCGCGCTCGCCGAACGGCTCCTGGAGCACTTCGGGCGGGACGGCAAGGTCTTCTTCTGCAACTCGGGCGCCGAGGCCAACGAAGGCGCGTTCAAGATCGGCCGGCTGACCGGGCGGACCCACATGGTCGCCACCCAGGGCGGCTTCCACGGCCGGACCATGGGCGCCCTCGCCCTCACCGGCCAGCCCGGCAAGCAGACCGGCTTCCACCCGCTGCCCGGCGACGTCACCCACGTCCCCTACGGCGACGCGCAGGCCCTGGCTGCCGCGGTCACCGAGGAGACGGCCCTCGTCATCATCGAGCCCGTCCAGGGTGAGAAGGGCGTCGTCGTCCCGCCGGCCGGCTATCTGAAGGCCGCGCGAGCCATCACGGCCGCCACCAGCTCGCTGCTCGTCCTCGACGAGGTGCAGACCGGTATCGGCCGGACCGGGCACTGGTTCGAGTACCAGGCCCATGAGGGCGTCCTGCCGGACGTCGTGACCCTCGCCAAGGGCCTCGGCGGCGGACTGCCGCTCGGCGCGACGGTGGCCTTCGGCCGGGCGGCGGACCTCCTGCAGCCCGGTCAGCACGGCACGACCTTCGGCGGCAACCCGGTCGCGTGCGCCGCCGGACTCGCCGTCCTGGAGACCATCCGGGCGGAAGGGCTGCTGGAGAACGTCAAGCGGCAGAGCGAGAACCTGCGGAACGGGATCGAGTCCCTCGGGGACCCGATGATCGACCATGTCCGTGGTGCGGGCCTTCTGCTGGGTATCGTGCTCACCGAGCCCCTCGCGCCCCTGGCGCAACAGGCCGCTCAGGACGCCGGTTTCCTGGTGAACGCGCCCGCCCCCGATGTCGTACGGCTGATGCCGGCGCTCAATATCGGGGACGCGGAGGTGGATGCCCTCCTCCAGGCGCTGCCCGGTGTCCTCGACGCGGCGCGGGCGGCGCACGAAGCCAGTGGGGACGGACGAGCCGGAGAATGA
- the argB gene encoding acetylglutamate kinase — MSTTRKHTALPKAQILIEALPWLTRHNGKTVVIKFGGNAMIDEDLKAAFAQDVVFLRHAGLNVVVVHGGGPQISAALDKHGIVSEFKAGLRVTTEDAMDVVRMVLAGQVQRELVGLLNQHGPLAVGLTGEDAHTITATKHQPEIDGELIDIGRVGEITAIDTGAIEALLADGRIPVVSSIARSQDDGHVYNVNADTAAAALAAALGAETLMVLTDVEGLYEDWPNSDEVISRLTASQLEKLLPELSSGMVPKMQGCLHAVRGGVNTARVIDGRVQHSILLEIFTDEGIGTMVVPDAEEGDAA, encoded by the coding sequence ATGAGCACCACGCGGAAGCACACCGCCCTCCCCAAGGCCCAGATCCTCATCGAAGCGCTGCCCTGGCTGACCCGCCACAACGGCAAGACGGTCGTCATCAAGTTCGGCGGCAACGCCATGATCGACGAGGACCTGAAGGCGGCCTTCGCCCAGGACGTCGTCTTCCTGCGGCACGCCGGGCTCAACGTCGTCGTCGTGCACGGCGGCGGCCCGCAGATCAGCGCCGCCCTCGACAAGCACGGCATCGTCAGCGAGTTCAAGGCCGGCCTGCGCGTCACCACCGAGGACGCCATGGACGTCGTACGCATGGTGCTCGCCGGGCAGGTGCAGCGCGAGCTGGTCGGGCTGCTCAACCAGCACGGACCGCTCGCCGTCGGCCTCACGGGCGAGGACGCGCACACCATCACCGCCACCAAGCACCAGCCCGAGATCGACGGAGAGTTGATCGACATCGGGCGGGTGGGCGAGATCACCGCGATCGACACGGGCGCGATCGAGGCACTCCTCGCCGACGGCCGCATCCCGGTCGTCTCGTCGATCGCCCGTAGCCAGGACGACGGACATGTCTACAACGTCAATGCTGACACGGCGGCTGCGGCACTCGCTGCTGCTCTTGGAGCGGAGACTCTCATGGTCCTCACGGACGTGGAGGGCCTCTACGAGGACTGGCCCAACAGCGACGAGGTGATCAGCCGCCTCACGGCTTCCCAACTGGAGAAGCTGCTGCCGGAGTTGTCCTCCGGCATGGTGCCGAAGATGCAGGGGTGCCTGCACGCCGTACGCGGCGGCGTCAACACCGCCCGCGTCATCGACGGCCGGGTCCAGCACTCGATCCTGCTGGAGATCTTCACCGACGAGGGCATCGGCACGATGGTCGTGCCGGACGCCGAAGAGGGGGACGCCGCATGA
- the argJ gene encoding bifunctional glutamate N-acetyltransferase/amino-acid acetyltransferase ArgJ — protein sequence MSVTAAKGFTAAGIAAGIKENGNPDLALVVNNGPRLAAAGVFTSNRVKAAPVLWSEQVLKGGRVSAVVLNSGGANACTGPKGFQDTHATAEKVADVLGHSAGEIAVASTGLIGVLLPMDKLLPGVETAAAQLSEHGGEKAAIAIKTTDTVHKTSVVTKDGWTVGGMAKGAGMLAPGLATMLVVLTTDADLESEALDSALRAATRTTFDRVDSDGCMSTNDTVLLLASGAAEVVPDHAEFAEAVRQVCDDLGQQLIRDAEGASKDIKVEVVNAATEDDAVEVGRSIARNNLLKCAIHGEDPNWGRVLSAIGTTSAAFEPDRLNVAINGVWVCKNGGVGEDRDNVDMRYREVHIVADLAAGSETATIWTNDLTADYVHENSAYSS from the coding sequence GGATTCACGGCGGCGGGCATCGCCGCCGGGATCAAGGAGAACGGCAACCCGGACCTGGCCCTCGTGGTCAACAACGGGCCCCGCCTCGCCGCCGCGGGCGTCTTCACCTCCAACCGTGTGAAGGCCGCACCCGTCCTCTGGTCCGAGCAGGTGCTGAAGGGCGGCCGGGTCTCCGCCGTCGTCCTCAACTCCGGTGGCGCCAACGCCTGTACGGGCCCCAAGGGCTTCCAGGACACCCATGCGACCGCCGAGAAGGTCGCGGATGTCCTCGGGCACAGCGCCGGCGAGATCGCCGTCGCCTCCACCGGCCTCATCGGCGTGCTCCTGCCCATGGACAAGCTGCTCCCGGGCGTGGAGACGGCCGCCGCGCAGCTCTCCGAGCACGGCGGTGAGAAGGCCGCCATCGCCATCAAGACCACCGACACCGTGCACAAGACCTCCGTCGTCACCAAGGACGGCTGGACCGTCGGCGGCATGGCGAAGGGCGCCGGCATGCTCGCCCCCGGCCTCGCCACCATGCTCGTCGTGCTCACCACCGACGCGGACCTGGAGAGCGAGGCGCTCGACAGCGCGCTGCGGGCCGCCACGCGGACGACCTTCGACCGGGTCGACTCCGACGGCTGCATGTCCACCAACGACACCGTCCTGCTGCTCGCCTCCGGCGCCGCCGAAGTCGTCCCGGACCACGCGGAGTTCGCCGAGGCCGTACGCCAGGTCTGCGACGACCTCGGACAGCAGCTCATCCGGGACGCCGAGGGCGCCAGCAAGGACATCAAGGTCGAGGTCGTGAACGCGGCGACCGAGGACGACGCCGTCGAGGTGGGCCGCTCCATCGCCCGCAACAACCTCCTCAAGTGCGCCATCCACGGCGAGGACCCCAACTGGGGCCGTGTCCTGTCCGCCATCGGCACCACCTCCGCCGCCTTCGAGCCGGACCGCCTCAACGTCGCCATCAACGGCGTCTGGGTCTGCAAGAACGGCGGCGTGGGCGAGGACCGCGACAACGTCGACATGCGCTACCGCGAGGTGCACATCGTCGCCGACCTCGCCGCCGGGTCCGAGACCGCCACGATCTGGACCAACGACCTCACCGCCGACTACGTCCACGAGAACAGCGCCTACTCCTCATGA